CGTGTCGCCGTCGAACCCCACCGGAGCCGTCTACTCGCCGTCCCAGACGAAGGAGATCGGCGAATGGGCCGAGGCGAACGGTATCTGGGTCATCTCCGACGAGATCTACCAGAACCTCACCTACGACGGTGTCGTCGCCCAGTCGATCGTCGAAGCGGTGCCGGCGCTTGCCGACCGCACCATCCTCGTGAACGGTGTCGCGAAGACCTACGCGATGACGGGATGGCGGGTCGGCTGGATGGTCGGGCCGGCCGATGCCATCAAGGGGGCCGCGAACCTGCAGTCGCACCTCTCGTCGAACGTGTCGAACATCTCGCAGCGCGCTGCGATCGCGGCGCTGACCGGCCCGCAGGACGCTGTCGCGTCGATGCGTGAGGCCTTCGACCGCCGCCGCAAGGCCATCGTGAGCGGGCTGAACCAGATCCAGGGGCTCCACGCCCCCACGCCGGAGGGCGCGTTCTACGTCTACCCCGACGTGAGCGGGCTGCTGAACCGCACCTGGGGCGGCGTCACGCCGACGACGTCGCTCGAGCTGGCCGACCTCATCCTCGAACAGGCCGAGGTCGCGGTCATCCCCGGCGAGGCATTCGGGCCGAGCGGCTACATCCGCATGTCGTACGCCCTCGGCGACGACGCCCTCGCCGAGGGTGTGGCGCGCATGCAGCGCCTCTTCTCCGTCTGACCGTCGCCCTCTCCTAACCGGCCGGCGGGGTTCTGACCGTCTGGGTCTGCGGAAGCCCCTCATCCATCAGGCGGAACATCACGTCGTTGTCGTTGGTGGCCTGGAAATGGTAGGCCGAGTGCATCGCGAACGAGTGCGCGCGGGTCTCCTTGAGGAACCCTGCCGTGTCGATCGGGTATCCGGCCTGCTCCTCCAACTGCGCGGCGTACTGCCAGAGTGCCCTGAGATTGCCGTCCCGGAAAGGATGGATGACGTTGAGTTCACCCCCGTGCTCAGCGACGAGGTCGAAGAAGCGCTTGCGGCCGAGATCTGAACGGGTCACGAGATGGCTGAGCTGGGCGCACTGCACCGACACAGCCTCGGCGATCTCCGACCCGCTGAAGTAGCTGTACTTCGTCATCGGTGCGGCAGGATCGCCTGGCGCATGGTTGACGGCGTCGGGTGCGAACCTGATCATCGCGGTCTCGGGACCCACCCGCTCCGCACCGGCCCAGAAGAAGATGTCGCCGAACATACGGCGGTGCACCTGTTTCAGGTGGTCGTAGTCGAACTGTCCGCGCACCGGCGAGATCTCCAACTCGACGATGCGCAACCGCGAGATCTGGCGGTCGAGCAGGGACAACAGCTCCGGATCGTCGATTCC
Above is a genomic segment from Subtercola boreus containing:
- a CDS encoding pyridoxal phosphate-dependent aminotransferase, whose product is MTERTRISHRISSIAESATLKVDAKAKALQAAGRPVISFAAGEPDFATPDFIVEAAVAAARDPKNHRYTPAVGLPELREAIAAKTLRDSGLEVSPAQIIVTNGGKQAVYQSFATLLDPGDEVLVPTPYWTTYPEAIALAGGVTVEVFAGSDQGYLVTVDQLEAARTERTKVLLFVSPSNPTGAVYSPSQTKEIGEWAEANGIWVISDEIYQNLTYDGVVAQSIVEAVPALADRTILVNGVAKTYAMTGWRVGWMVGPADAIKGAANLQSHLSSNVSNISQRAAIAALTGPQDAVASMREAFDRRRKAIVSGLNQIQGLHAPTPEGAFYVYPDVSGLLNRTWGGVTPTTSLELADLILEQAEVAVIPGEAFGPSGYIRMSYALGDDALAEGVARMQRLFSV
- a CDS encoding Fic/DOC family protein, which encodes MRSEFQRRLDAADAALAFVNVGPGDSRHRALVEGVATERLSAAQAVQHTVEQHGLSIDSRGAPTIRSFDDYLIPGSFVLRNRLVDELHPEGIDDPELLSLLDRQISRLRIVELEISPVRGQFDYDHLKQVHRRMFGDIFFWAGAERVGPETAMIRFAPDAVNHAPGDPAAPMTKYSYFSGSEIAEAVSVQCAQLSHLVTRSDLGRKRFFDLVAEHGGELNVIHPFRDGNLRALWQYAAQLEEQAGYPIDTAGFLKETRAHSFAMHSAYHFQATNDNDVMFRLMDEGLPQTQTVRTPPAG